One region of Bacteroidales bacterium genomic DNA includes:
- a CDS encoding DRTGG domain-containing protein: MKLQEIIDRLALNVLTVIDERDVSGVFISDMLSDVMSSAQPGNLWLTVQSHKNIVSAANLVDISAVVVTYNKKVPEDTIELANRFHVIILSSPLSTFELATKLVEAGIK, from the coding sequence ATGAAGCTGCAGGAAATTATTGACAGACTTGCACTCAATGTACTCACTGTTATTGACGAAAGGGATGTTTCCGGTGTTTTTATCTCCGACATGCTTTCGGATGTCATGAGCAGTGCACAACCGGGCAATCTTTGGCTGACGGTGCAATCGCACAAGAATATCGTTTCGGCCGCCAACCTGGTTGACATTTCAGCGGTGGTTGTCACTTATAATAAAAAAGTGCCTGAAGATACCATTGAGTTGGCTAATCGTTTTCATGTGATCATCCTGAGCAGCCCATTGTCAACTTTTGAACTGGCAACGAAACTCGTTGAAGCAGGTATTAAATAA